The sequence below is a genomic window from Haloferax mediterranei ATCC 33500.
AACACTCGCACTCCAAGCAACTCAACGCGGTGAACTGCGTGGACGCTCCCACTCTCATCATCAGGTTCGACGACGAGTGTCTCGTTCAGTGGCAGTCGCACGCTACCCCCGCCGACCAGTAGATAGAGCCCAGCATCGTCACCGTTGCCACCTTCGGGAAAGGAGGATAAAACGAGCGCTTCACCGTCAGCGCCGCCATTTTCGACACGCAGGATACCAGTCAGGTTGCTCCCCGAGAGCGGAAACGTGACCCGCAAGTACGACCGGCCGGTACTAACGTATCGGTCGTAGATGCCGACGTAGGTCATACTATCGGCGCCGGTGGCTCGACCGGCGTTCGATCGGACCCAAGCCCGATCACCGGTCTGGGCATCCACCCCGTTCACAGCAACGACACGGCCGGACAGCGCCAGTTCACCGGTGGCGGAAACGAGCGGCACCGACAGTTGTCCTATCCAGGTCGCGACCGGCCGATACAGGATTGCGAGCTGACGCCACGGCGTCTTCCAATCCGGTGAGACGGCCAGTTCGTAGTCGCCAGACCGCTCGAAGAATCGCCGGACTGAGGGGGCGACCGCGGACGGATCGAACCGATCGGACTGATACGCATCGACCTCGTCCATCATCCCCGAGACGGTGGCGTCGCCGGTCAGCTCCCGGCGCTCGAGGAAGTCCTCGCCGATCGACCAGCCACCAGTCAGGCGACTGATTGGGATTCCGGGCGATCGAGCCCGGGATTCCGGGATTGCGAGCCGCCATCCGACGAGCGCGGGCACGGCGAACCCGTACGCGTTAAGTTGTCCGTGGTAGGTGACCATCGTCCCGAATGACTGTGGGCCAATACCGAAGTACGTCCCGCCTGTCGCCCGTGCGAACCCGTATACGACGGCAAATCCCATCGAGACAGTTACCGCGAGGGATGCACCGCCGAGGAGTAGCCGCTGTGGCCAGCTCGAAAGCAGTGGAAGGACGCCAGCGATAACCGCCACCGAGAACAGCGCGACGGCCGTCGTGAAAAACGCGACCGCGATGAACTCGATCGTCGCGGCCAGCGGGAAATCCAAGGCGACGGCAGTGATACCGGTTCCGATGATCCCTGGCCCGACCACGATAATCGCTGTCGTCACCCGGAAGAGAGAATCAAACTGCCCGCCAGGGTCGTGTCGGCCGGCCATCCCCGCGAGGATGGGAAGGGCGGACCCAGCGTAGTGGAAATGGACGATGGTGAGCGTGACGATAATCGGCTCGAAGACGAGAGACACGCCAGCGCGGTCGAACAGCAACGCCGCGCCGCCGACCACGATGTAGAGCAGGCCAGCGTCTACCGACAGTTCTTCGATCGGCCACGGTCCTCGTTGCAGCAGTCGCCACGCCCCGAAGCCGGCGACGGCACCCGTCGTGGCCGCCCAGGGAAGCGCCGTCAGAACTGCCGCGGCCCCGGGCGGCATCGTCAGCGAGAACACGCCGAGAAGAGCCATCATCGGCTGTCCAACGACGGCGATCCGGTACCACCCCGACCGCGTTCCGTCTCGTCGAGGAGTGTCCGCGAGGCGCACCGCCAGCGGAACTAACACGAGCATCGCCAATGCGATGATGTCCTGAATCGGACCGAACACCCCCGAAACGACGAGGATGAGCCATCCCACGGCACCCAGCACGGCGCTCGCATCGGCGAACGTGGGGAGCAGCTCCGATGAGATGTGCCTGTCACGGGCATCAACGGTCACCGGAGATCACCCACGTTCGCGGGGGCGTCTTCGGAACGGAGCCCCGGAGACTCCTCATACTCGACGGTGAACCACCCGTCATACCCGAACACGAATCCGACGAGTGGGTTCGAAATCGCCACCGCGATCTCGAAACGGTCGCGGTCATCGTCGTAACGTTCAGTCACGTTCACGTCTGCACGGAGTGGTTTCGGGATTGCGATGGACCGGTGTCCGTAGACGAACCACTGGTCGCCCGTCTCGATGTGAAGCGCCCCTGTCGACGTCGCTGTCAGTCGGAGTTCCGTATGGAGTGTCCGGTAGGTTCCCAGTACGTCGACGATACAGTCGCGCTCCTCATCGTACTGCATATACGCGTCGAACCGACGGCCTGGCCCCACGTCGAACCACCTAATGTACGCGACCGATTCGACGCCATTCTCGTCGAACGGGACTGTCCGCACCTGGAAGGGAACGTCCGTGCCAGTCTCGGGGAACAGCAGGTTTCGATTAGTCCCGGCCCACAGCACCGGAAGCGCGAGTCGGTTCCGTTTGATCGAGCGCATCTGGCCATGGCCCACGCACCGTCGGTTATCGGTACTCGTCAGCGCGTACCGTTCCTGAATCGCCGGATGCAAGTCCGCGTACGCTGGCCCAAGCGCGCGCTCGAACACGCTGTTCATCCGTCTGGAGGAGTCCGCAGACAGTTCGCGGCCGTCGGGACCCGACCCGCCAGGCGGCCGGCGGCCACACCGAGCGCAACCATCCCGATGGTCGTGACGACCGGATTGTACGGTCCGAGCGCAAGCGAGGGGTCCGAGAGCACTGCCCCTGCGGTGAGCGCGACCGGTGCTAACCCCCCGAGATACGCAAGCCAGGCCGAACGCCACCGCCAAAGCAAGGTGATCCCGAATGCGACCTCAAGGAGACCGAGCACGACCACCGCTTCGGCCGCGATCGCCTCCAACCCGAGTCCGACGAAGGGCGCACGCTCTGCGGGGTGTAAGACGAGCAGCTTGGGAATCAATCCTTGATACATCCAGATGAGCGCCAGTCCAATCCTCGTGACAGCGTGGGTGAGCAGCATCCGATAACTCGTCTCCGGGGGTGTTCCCTCCTCGACCCAGCGGGCCAGCACGTCGAAGCTGACTGCGGTCGCCCAGCCGAGTAGCGGGCGAAAAGCAACTCGGTCGATCACCCGCCCCAGTCGTCCCCACCGCGTGTCGTAGTTGTACTCGGTGAGAAAGCGCAGGCCGTCATCCGTCTCGACGTATCGCCAGAACCCACGGCCCTCGCTGATGAGGGAGATCGGTTCACCGCTCTCGAAGGAGAGGACTGACGTCGTCTCCTCACCATCTTCGTTGGTAGCGACTGACGTACCTGTTCCCTCGATGTCAACGCCAAACCCAATTCGTGTCGCGTACGTGAACCGCTGCGGTTCATCCTCCTCACGAGGGAGATACTCGATGGTCGAGAAACGGAGGTCCCATCGTTCGTGTTCCGTTGGATCCTGGGTTCGGTCCCAGACGCTCTCGAGCGGGCCGTCGACAAGTCGCTCGACGTAGATTGCGTCGTCACTCATTTCTCAGCCCCGAACTTGCGGTGGGGCCATACAACATCGGGGACCATACGCTTTCTTAGTGTAACGCTTACATAATCCTGAGGAATTAGTGTACCGTATCTCAAAAGATGTCTCTACAGCAATCCAGTTCTTCAGACACGAAATGAGCTGAAACAGCTGGTCGCTGCAAAGTGTGGACTGAGCGCTGGGTTATATGCCAGGTATATTGAACTCCGAGACCAATCTGCTGAACAGAGCGCGCGAATGCAGTATGGGTTCCTAACCGAATCAGAGCGCTACCACCACCTGCCAGATTCCCGCGCTGACGAGAACCACACCGGCGACTGCATCGAGATACCGCTGTCGTCGCCCGAGCCAGTCCAGAAGCCCGCTGTGGCCTACCGCAATCGCGACAGTCGCACCGAGGAGGAGCACGCCGAAGCCGGCCGTGTACGCGCCGAGAACGACGAGCGCCGGGGCCGGGGGGAACGTCACTGCCCGGAGGACAATCGCCAAGAACACCGGAGCCACACAGCCAGCGGCGGCGATAGCATAGCCCCCGCCGAACAGCACGAACCCGAGTTTCGACGACCGACGCTCGGGCAACTGGACGTGGAGATTCGGGCTGTAGCCGACGAGGACTACGCTCCCGAGCACCAGCAACCCGACGCCAACGAGCGGTTCGAGCACACCGAGTACGGGTTCGATTGACTGCCCGACGAGGAGTATCCCCGCCGATAGCAGGGCGAAGACGACCACGACGCCGAGAAATGCCGCACTCCCACGGACGAGAGCGCCCATCACCGGAACATCCGCTTCGGTATCGTCGTCGACGCTCGACACGTAGTAGCCGACGTAGCCCGGTAGCAGCGCGTACGCGCACGGCGAGAAGAACGTCGCCACGGCCGCGCCGAGTGCGAGCGTGGCCGCACCTGCGGTCTCAGCACCAATCATCCGCCACCTTCCCCACCGGCCTCGGTGATGTGGTTGACGATGGTCTCCGCGGAGTGTTTGCCCTTCGCGGTCCACGTGACGACGTTGTCGGCATCGAGGATAGCCACCATCGGGACGGCGCTTGCACCGAGGGCTTCCGTGAGCGCGAGGTCCTCGTCGGGTGCGACGGGCCAGTTCCCGTCGTGTTCGACCCACCACTCGCGTATCTCCTCGCGGGTGACGGCGTGTCCGAGCGGCTCGTTGGTCACCGAAACGAACTGCACGTCGTCGCCGACCCGGTCGTACGCCTCTCCGAGCGGCGTCATAGACGCAGCACAGACGTCACACCACGTAGCGAAGAATTCGACGAGCGTCACGCGGCCCGGTTCGGGGACCGTCAACGTCTGTTCAGGACTCCCGGGAGCGTCGACTGCCGTCAGCTCGATGGGGTCGACGCAGTCCGTCCCGCTGCCGAGAATGTCGGTTCCACTAACGGCGTAGGCACCGGTACCTAACGTTGCTGCGCCCGCGAGTCCGGCGAGGAGGTCGCGACGGCGCATTGTTCACACCCCGACGAGCGCTTCGACATCCTCGATGACTGTCGTCGGCTTCGGTGGGTCTCCGGCGTACGCCCGCTCGACGACGCCCTCGTCGTTCACCAGAAAGATGAGTCCGGTGTGGAGAAACGGCATCTTGGCACCCTCTTCGTGTTTGTACGCCTCGCCGAAGGTGTCCTCGACGACGGCTCTGGCTCGACGTTCCGACTTCGGTCGCATGAGATAGCAGTTGCCGAGGTCGTAATCGAAGCCGCGTTCTGCGCCCCACGATTTGAGCCGTTCTGGTGTGTCGTGCTCCGGGTCGAAGGTTATCGCGCCGAGTGCGATGTCGTCTGTGAATCCGGCTTCCGCCGCTCGGGCTTGGACCTGCACCAAGTTCTGGCCTAAGTTGAGACAGATGCCTTCACAGCGCGTGTAGACGAACGTCAGCAGGAGATGTCGCTCGCCGACGAAGTCCGTGGTCGTGACCGGTCGGTCGGAGACGACTCCGGGGACCGTCACTTCCGGGAGTTTCTCGCCGTAGACTGGGTACGGGAGGTCGGCTTCTTTGAGGTTCTTGTAGTTGTCCGGCGGAGCCAACGTGACGCCCTTCGGTCGATTCTGTCCGGAGAGACACCCGGATACACCGGTAATTGCCGCTGCACCGGCCGTCTTCAGCACGGTTCGTCTACTGACGGGCGTTGTTGGAGTAGTCATGGTTCTTCCGTGGACGTGGTGGCCTCGTCCGAGAGCAACGAGTGCGTCTGTTCGTTCAGTTCCTCGAGTCTGGTTCTCGCGATGCGCGGGAGTTCCGACTGGGGCGGTCGGAGCGCCGGTTGTGCGTCCGGGTCGAGTTCGGGGTTCCCGACGACAATCCGCCCGACATTACCAATCTGTTCGTGCGCCGTACAGACCGCTTGGGTGTCGACGTAGTCGTACACACCGGGCGTGTCGAACGTCCACTCGAAGGTTTCACCGACGGCGCTCATCGTCTCGCTGGCCCACGGCTCGG
It includes:
- a CDS encoding YndJ family protein, translating into MTVDARDRHISSELLPTFADASAVLGAVGWLILVVSGVFGPIQDIIALAMLVLVPLAVRLADTPRRDGTRSGWYRIAVVGQPMMALLGVFSLTMPPGAAAVLTALPWAATTGAVAGFGAWRLLQRGPWPIEELSVDAGLLYIVVGGAALLFDRAGVSLVFEPIIVTLTIVHFHYAGSALPILAGMAGRHDPGGQFDSLFRVTTAIIVVGPGIIGTGITAVALDFPLAATIEFIAVAFFTTAVALFSVAVIAGVLPLLSSWPQRLLLGGASLAVTVSMGFAVVYGFARATGGTYFGIGPQSFGTMVTYHGQLNAYGFAVPALVGWRLAIPESRARSPGIPISRLTGGWSIGEDFLERRELTGDATVSGMMDEVDAYQSDRFDPSAVAPSVRRFFERSGDYELAVSPDWKTPWRQLAILYRPVATWIGQLSVPLVSATGELALSGRVVAVNGVDAQTGDRAWVRSNAGRATGADSMTYVGIYDRYVSTGRSYLRVTFPLSGSNLTGILRVENGGADGEALVLSSFPEGGNGDDAGLYLLVGGGSVRLPLNETLVVEPDDESGSVHAVHRVELLGVRVFTLRYDIRLAVGR
- a CDS encoding DUF4166 domain-containing protein; translated protein: MNSVFERALGPAYADLHPAIQERYALTSTDNRRCVGHGQMRSIKRNRLALPVLWAGTNRNLLFPETGTDVPFQVRTVPFDENGVESVAYIRWFDVGPGRRFDAYMQYDEERDCIVDVLGTYRTLHTELRLTATSTGALHIETGDQWFVYGHRSIAIPKPLRADVNVTERYDDDRDRFEIAVAISNPLVGFVFGYDGWFTVEYEESPGLRSEDAPANVGDLR
- a CDS encoding DoxX-like family protein, which codes for MSDDAIYVERLVDGPLESVWDRTQDPTEHERWDLRFSTIEYLPREEDEPQRFTYATRIGFGVDIEGTGTSVATNEDGEETTSVLSFESGEPISLISEGRGFWRYVETDDGLRFLTEYNYDTRWGRLGRVIDRVAFRPLLGWATAVSFDVLARWVEEGTPPETSYRMLLTHAVTRIGLALIWMYQGLIPKLLVLHPAERAPFVGLGLEAIAAEAVVVLGLLEVAFGITLLWRWRSAWLAYLGGLAPVALTAGAVLSDPSLALGPYNPVVTTIGMVALGVAAGRLAGRVPTAANCLRTPPDG
- a CDS encoding cytochrome c biogenesis protein CcdA, with protein sequence MIGAETAGAATLALGAAVATFFSPCAYALLPGYVGYYVSSVDDDTEADVPVMGALVRGSAAFLGVVVVFALLSAGILLVGQSIEPVLGVLEPLVGVGLLVLGSVVLVGYSPNLHVQLPERRSSKLGFVLFGGGYAIAAAGCVAPVFLAIVLRAVTFPPAPALVVLGAYTAGFGVLLLGATVAIAVGHSGLLDWLGRRQRYLDAVAGVVLVSAGIWQVVVAL
- a CDS encoding TlpA family protein disulfide reductase, with protein sequence MRRRDLLAGLAGAATLGTGAYAVSGTDILGSGTDCVDPIELTAVDAPGSPEQTLTVPEPGRVTLVEFFATWCDVCAASMTPLGEAYDRVGDDVQFVSVTNEPLGHAVTREEIREWWVEHDGNWPVAPDEDLALTEALGASAVPMVAILDADNVVTWTAKGKHSAETIVNHITEAGGEGGG
- a CDS encoding SCO family protein: MTTPTTPVSRRTVLKTAGAAAITGVSGCLSGQNRPKGVTLAPPDNYKNLKEADLPYPVYGEKLPEVTVPGVVSDRPVTTTDFVGERHLLLTFVYTRCEGICLNLGQNLVQVQARAAEAGFTDDIALGAITFDPEHDTPERLKSWGAERGFDYDLGNCYLMRPKSERRARAVVEDTFGEAYKHEEGAKMPFLHTGLIFLVNDEGVVERAYAGDPPKPTTVIEDVEALVGV
- a CDS encoding plastocyanin/azurin family copper-binding protein, whose product is MTDEVSISRRRLLATSGSVLAAGAFGGCLGGAPSEGGRSGLPSKVEVTMTSRPTPKFEPRLTHVAVGGTVVWTLESGDHDSTAYHPDTYGPNRIPPDAEPWASETMSAVGETFEWTFDTPGVYDYVDTQAVCTAHEQIGNVGRIVVGNPELDPDAQPALRPPQSELPRIARTRLEELNEQTHSLLSDEATTSTEEP